The Aeoliella mucimassa genome includes the window AATTTCTGATGGCGGATCTCTTGAAAGTAATTCAATATCGGGTATCGGCTACGAATCGGGGTCTACGGGGGAGGTGGTTGTTGAAGGCGCAGGTTCGACTTGGGACAACCTCAGTACACTTTATGTTGGTGGATTTGGAAACGGCACTTTAACTATTGCCGATGGTGGATATGTTCGTAATTTCTCGGGTAACATCGGTTATAGTACTGATGCCGCGAATTCTGTCAGCATTGCTGGCCACGATTCGACTTGGACGAATCTTGGAAATCTATACGTGGGGCATTGGGGCACTGGGTTTCTCTCTATCTCAGATGGAGCTTTGGTAACCGTCAATCATGAAACATTTGTTGCTTTCGAAGAAGGTGCTTCAGGGGAAATTCACTTCGACGGAGGAACGCTCTCGACGGGTGGATTAATTGCCTCGATCGAGAAACTTACTGGCGTAGGAACAATAGAGACCCACGGCTTGGTAAGTGATGTTGATCTAGCGTTCGATGCGACGCATGGAATCGTACAAACTCTCACCCTGGATCACTCACCTGGAAATAGTATTACTATTAATCTTGATATCAATGGTTCAGGTGCCTTGGGGGCTGGGCATTCAGGAACAGGCATGCTGTCAATTTCAGACGGCATTCAAATCTCATCAACGACCGGTTATTTAGGCTACCACGAAGGTGCAATTGGAGAAGCTTGCGTCGATGGAGTGGGGTCGACATGGTCTATCTCGAAGGATCTTTACATCGGGAAATATGGTGACGGAGACTGGCCTTGTTGAACAATTAGTCACAAACCTCCGTAAAAACTAACGTGGAATGGAACCACGTACCTTTTTTACGGAGATCGAACATGGCTACGAAAGAAAAACGAACCTACAAAGTCACGAACTGGAAGGAGTATAACAAGTCGCTCATCGAGCGTGGAAACATCACTATTTGGTTTAGCGACGAGGCGTTGGAGAACTGGGAACATCCTAACGACCAGACAAAAGTCGGTCGCCCTTTTGTCTTCAGCGATACGGCGATCGAGTGCTTGCTGACGATTCGCGAACTGCTGAAACTTCCCTATCGGCAGACTGAGGGATTCGGCCGCTCGCTGGTGGCGATGTTGGGCGTCGAGGCAGCGATTCCCAATTATTCTTCGCTCGCCAAGCGAGCCAGCAAGCTGAATGTTTCGCTCGATATCGCTAACAAGAGGGGCGACATCGATATCGTGGTGGATAGCACCGGCATGAAAGTGTTTGGCGAGGGCGAATGGAAGATGCGGACGCATGGCAAGTCGAAGCGGCGGACATGGCGGAAGCTGCATTTGTCGGTGAATCCTGACACCCGCGAGATTGTGGCGGAGATTTTGACCGAGAACAGTTGCCACGATGCCGATGCGGTTCCCGAAATGCTGGAGCAGGTGGAGCAGCCCGTAAAAAAGTTTCACGGCGACGGTAGTTACGACAAGTGGAAGGTTTATGAAGGGCTGGAATCCGAAGGCATTGAGCCGGTGATTCCGCCGCAGCACAACGCCAAGATCAAACAACATGGCAACTCTGCGGAGGAGCCTTTGCCCCGGGACGAGGCAATTCGTCAGATTCGACGCAAGGGGCGTAGGAGTTGGAAAGAGGAAGTGGGCTATCATCGTAGAAGCTTGGCGGAAACGACCATGTACCGAGTGAAACAAAGCTTTGGGAGCCATCTCAAAAACCGAGTATTCGAAAACCAACAAACGGAAGCCCGCTTGCGCTGTAAAATCATCAATCAATTCACCCAACTCGGGCTTCCACAGTTCGAGTGGAGTTAGTCAACAAGGCCACGGAGACTTGTCGATTACGTCAGGAGCCATCGTAGAAAATGTGAATGGGATGATAGGTAAACAAGGCGGAGCAGTTGGAAGTGTTTATGTCGATGGTCCCGATTCAAATTGGACCTGCGAGGGAGATCTGTTTATTGGTGAATTTGGCTCAGGTTCGCTTCTGGTTACGAATGGGGCATCGGTACTAAGTGCAGACGGTTACATTGGCAAATCCTCGTTGTCGGTCTCCAAGGTCGAAATTGACGGCAGCGGTTCCAATTGGTCGACTTCTGAATGTCTGTATATCGGGGGGACCGGAAGCGGACACTTGAGCATTACCAGAGGGAGCACCGTGAATACTTCCTTATTCGGCTATATCGGATACGAGCTTGGCTCTTCGGGGCAGGTGGTGGTTTCTGGTAAAGGCTCAAGTTGGGCGGTAGGTCCAATTTATGTCGGTAGAAGGGGTGATGGGTTGCTTAGGGTTACTGACGGAGCGGTGGTTACGAACACCGATGGGCTTATTGGCATGCGATGGGATACTACATCAGAGGT containing:
- a CDS encoding IS5 family transposase, which codes for MATKEKRTYKVTNWKEYNKSLIERGNITIWFSDEALENWEHPNDQTKVGRPFVFSDTAIECLLTIRELLKLPYRQTEGFGRSLVAMLGVEAAIPNYSSLAKRASKLNVSLDIANKRGDIDIVVDSTGMKVFGEGEWKMRTHGKSKRRTWRKLHLSVNPDTREIVAEILTENSCHDADAVPEMLEQVEQPVKKFHGDGSYDKWKVYEGLESEGIEPVIPPQHNAKIKQHGNSAEEPLPRDEAIRQIRRKGRRSWKEEVGYHRRSLAETTMYRVKQSFGSHLKNRVFENQQTEARLRCKIINQFTQLGLPQFEWS